Proteins encoded together in one Acanthopagrus latus isolate v.2019 chromosome 19, fAcaLat1.1, whole genome shotgun sequence window:
- the dnajb6b gene encoding dnaJ homolog subfamily B member 6b isoform X2, translating into MLEYYQILGVQKNATQEDIKKAYRKLALKWHPDKNPDNKDEAEKKFKELSEAYEVLSDESKRNIYDRYGKDGLSGGGGGGGHYDHFGGSGFTFRNPEDVFREFFGGRDPFADFFADDPFDDFFSGSRSRQRGASRNRMGGSLFGFGSFPAFGQGFSSFDSGFTSFGDMGGGGITSFSSSSFGGGGGGGMGNFRSVSTSTKFVNGRKITTKRIVENGQERVEVEEDGQLKSLTVNDIAEDPSEDERRRRRQNALPGHGLHQRYLRNSAQNPSEEEEEHGLQSLGLTRGHTDTKRKKLWLKEAESKKKRAPRLFPRFGFFILSAFSEMLTFPRCFCKRFLKF; encoded by the exons ATGTTGGAATACTACCAGATATTAGGAGTTCAGAAAAATGCAACGCAAGAGGACATCAAAAAAGC TTACAGAAAACTGGCACTGAAGTGGCATCCAGACAAGAACCCAGACAACAAGGACGAAGCAGAGAAAAAGTTCAAAGAGCTGTCAGAGGCATATGAAGTGCTCTCCGATG AAAGCAAGAGGAATATTTATGACCGATACGGCAAAGATGGCctttcaggaggaggaggaggag GAGGCCATTATGATCACTTTGGTGGCAGCGGTTTCACATTCCGTAATCCTGAGGACGTTTTCAGGGAATTCTTCGGCGGCAGAGATccatttgcagatttttttg CTGACGACCCCTTTGATGATTTCTTCAGTGGCAGCCGCAGTCGCCAGAGAGGCGCAAGCCGAAACAGGATGGGAGGATCGCTGTTTGGTTTTGGAAGCTTCCCAGCTTTCGGGCAGGGCTTCTCATCATTCGATTCAG GTTTTACCTCATTTGGAGAcatgggtggaggaggaatcacatccttctcttcttcgtcatttggtggtggtgggggaggaggaaTGGGTAACTTCAGATCCGTCTCAACCTCCACCAAGTTCGTCAACGGCAGAAAAATTACCACAAAACG GATCGTGGAGAACGGCCAGGAGCGggtggaagtggaggaggatggTCAGTTAAAATCTCTTACAGTTAATG ACATCGCCGAAGACCCCTCGGAGGACGAGCGCCGTCGCCGCCGACAGAACGCACTACCTGGCCACGGCCTGCACCAGCGCTACCTGAGGAACTCCGCCCAAAACCcctcagaggaagaggaggagcacggCCTGCAGAGTCTTGGACTAACGAGAG gacacacagacaccaagAGGAAGAAACTGTGGCTAAAGGAGGCGGAGTCCAAAAAGAAAAGGGCTCCTCGACTCTTCCCTCGCTTTG GATTCTTTATACTGAGTGCATTCAGCGAGATGTTGACCTTCCCTAGGTGTTTTTGTAAAAGATTTCTCAAATTTTAA
- the dnajb6b gene encoding dnaJ homolog subfamily B member 6b isoform X3, translating into MLEYYQILGVQKNATQEDIKKAYRKLALKWHPDKNPDNKDEAEKKFKELSEAYEVLSDESKRNIYDRYGKDGLSGGGGGGGHYDHFGGSGFTFRNPEDVFREFFGGRDPFADFFADDPFDDFFSGSRSRQRGASRNRMGGSLFGFGSFPAFGQGFSSFDSGFTSFGDMGGGGITSFSSSSFGGGGGGGMGNFRSVSTSTKFVNGRKITTKRIVENGQERVEVEEDGQLKSLTVNDIAEDPSEDERRRRRQNALPGHGLHQRYLRNSAQNPSEEEEEHGLQSLGLTRGHTDTKRKKLWLKEAESKKKRAPRLFPRFATRRERELSRQCESKTE; encoded by the exons ATGTTGGAATACTACCAGATATTAGGAGTTCAGAAAAATGCAACGCAAGAGGACATCAAAAAAGC TTACAGAAAACTGGCACTGAAGTGGCATCCAGACAAGAACCCAGACAACAAGGACGAAGCAGAGAAAAAGTTCAAAGAGCTGTCAGAGGCATATGAAGTGCTCTCCGATG AAAGCAAGAGGAATATTTATGACCGATACGGCAAAGATGGCctttcaggaggaggaggaggag GAGGCCATTATGATCACTTTGGTGGCAGCGGTTTCACATTCCGTAATCCTGAGGACGTTTTCAGGGAATTCTTCGGCGGCAGAGATccatttgcagatttttttg CTGACGACCCCTTTGATGATTTCTTCAGTGGCAGCCGCAGTCGCCAGAGAGGCGCAAGCCGAAACAGGATGGGAGGATCGCTGTTTGGTTTTGGAAGCTTCCCAGCTTTCGGGCAGGGCTTCTCATCATTCGATTCAG GTTTTACCTCATTTGGAGAcatgggtggaggaggaatcacatccttctcttcttcgtcatttggtggtggtgggggaggaggaaTGGGTAACTTCAGATCCGTCTCAACCTCCACCAAGTTCGTCAACGGCAGAAAAATTACCACAAAACG GATCGTGGAGAACGGCCAGGAGCGggtggaagtggaggaggatggTCAGTTAAAATCTCTTACAGTTAATG ACATCGCCGAAGACCCCTCGGAGGACGAGCGCCGTCGCCGCCGACAGAACGCACTACCTGGCCACGGCCTGCACCAGCGCTACCTGAGGAACTCCGCCCAAAACCcctcagaggaagaggaggagcacggCCTGCAGAGTCTTGGACTAACGAGAG gacacacagacaccaagAGGAAGAAACTGTGGCTAAAGGAGGCGGAGTCCAAAAAGAAAAGGGCTCCTCGACTCTTCCCTCGCTTTG cgacacggagagaaagagagctaTCGAGGCAATGTGAGAGTAAGACGGAATGA
- the dnajb6b gene encoding dnaJ homolog subfamily B member 6b isoform X1 yields MLEYYQILGVQKNATQEDIKKAYRKLALKWHPDKNPDNKDEAEKKFKELSEAYEVLSDESKRNIYDRYGKDGLSGGGGGGGHYDHFGGSGFTFRNPEDVFREFFGGRDPFADFFADDPFDDFFSGSRSRQRGASRNRMGGSLFGFGSFPAFGQGFSSFDSGFTSFGDMGGGGITSFSSSSFGGGGGGGMGNFRSVSTSTKFVNGRKITTKRIVENGQERVEVEEDGQLKSLTVNDIAEDPSEDERRRRRQNALPGHGLHQRYLRNSAQNPSEEEEEHGLQSLGLTRGHTDTKRKKLWLKEAESKKKRAPRLFPRFVLRLQFPPACSLASFVACPFLYQREFLDFGFQSRNLVSECFRIQA; encoded by the exons ATGTTGGAATACTACCAGATATTAGGAGTTCAGAAAAATGCAACGCAAGAGGACATCAAAAAAGC TTACAGAAAACTGGCACTGAAGTGGCATCCAGACAAGAACCCAGACAACAAGGACGAAGCAGAGAAAAAGTTCAAAGAGCTGTCAGAGGCATATGAAGTGCTCTCCGATG AAAGCAAGAGGAATATTTATGACCGATACGGCAAAGATGGCctttcaggaggaggaggaggag GAGGCCATTATGATCACTTTGGTGGCAGCGGTTTCACATTCCGTAATCCTGAGGACGTTTTCAGGGAATTCTTCGGCGGCAGAGATccatttgcagatttttttg CTGACGACCCCTTTGATGATTTCTTCAGTGGCAGCCGCAGTCGCCAGAGAGGCGCAAGCCGAAACAGGATGGGAGGATCGCTGTTTGGTTTTGGAAGCTTCCCAGCTTTCGGGCAGGGCTTCTCATCATTCGATTCAG GTTTTACCTCATTTGGAGAcatgggtggaggaggaatcacatccttctcttcttcgtcatttggtggtggtgggggaggaggaaTGGGTAACTTCAGATCCGTCTCAACCTCCACCAAGTTCGTCAACGGCAGAAAAATTACCACAAAACG GATCGTGGAGAACGGCCAGGAGCGggtggaagtggaggaggatggTCAGTTAAAATCTCTTACAGTTAATG ACATCGCCGAAGACCCCTCGGAGGACGAGCGCCGTCGCCGCCGACAGAACGCACTACCTGGCCACGGCCTGCACCAGCGCTACCTGAGGAACTCCGCCCAAAACCcctcagaggaagaggaggagcacggCCTGCAGAGTCTTGGACTAACGAGAG gacacacagacaccaagAGGAAGAAACTGTGGCTAAAGGAGGCGGAGTCCAAAAAGAAAAGGGCTCCTCGACTCTTCCCTCGCTTTG TCCTGCGTCTTCAATTTCCCCCAGCATGTTCTCTTGCCAGTTTTGTTGCCTGCCCTTTCCTTTACCAACGTGAATTTTTGGACTTTGGATTTCAATCACGTAATCTAGTGAGCGAGTGTTTTCGCATTCAGGCCTAA
- the dnajb6b gene encoding dnaJ homolog subfamily B member 6b isoform X5 yields the protein MLEYYQILGVQKNATQEDIKKAYRKLALKWHPDKNPDNKDEAEKKFKELSEAYEVLSDESKRNIYDRYGKDGLSGGGGGGGHYDHFGGSGFTFRNPEDVFREFFGGRDPFADFFADDPFDDFFSGSRSRQRGASRNRMGGSLFGFGSFPAFGQGFSSFDSGFTSFGDMGGGGITSFSSSSFGGGGGGGMGNFRSVSTSTKFVNGRKITTKRIVENGQERVEVEEDGQLKSLTVNDIAEDPSEDERRRRRQNALPGHGLHQRYLRNSAQNPSEEEEEHGLQSLGLTRATRRERELSRQCESKTE from the exons ATGTTGGAATACTACCAGATATTAGGAGTTCAGAAAAATGCAACGCAAGAGGACATCAAAAAAGC TTACAGAAAACTGGCACTGAAGTGGCATCCAGACAAGAACCCAGACAACAAGGACGAAGCAGAGAAAAAGTTCAAAGAGCTGTCAGAGGCATATGAAGTGCTCTCCGATG AAAGCAAGAGGAATATTTATGACCGATACGGCAAAGATGGCctttcaggaggaggaggaggag GAGGCCATTATGATCACTTTGGTGGCAGCGGTTTCACATTCCGTAATCCTGAGGACGTTTTCAGGGAATTCTTCGGCGGCAGAGATccatttgcagatttttttg CTGACGACCCCTTTGATGATTTCTTCAGTGGCAGCCGCAGTCGCCAGAGAGGCGCAAGCCGAAACAGGATGGGAGGATCGCTGTTTGGTTTTGGAAGCTTCCCAGCTTTCGGGCAGGGCTTCTCATCATTCGATTCAG GTTTTACCTCATTTGGAGAcatgggtggaggaggaatcacatccttctcttcttcgtcatttggtggtggtgggggaggaggaaTGGGTAACTTCAGATCCGTCTCAACCTCCACCAAGTTCGTCAACGGCAGAAAAATTACCACAAAACG GATCGTGGAGAACGGCCAGGAGCGggtggaagtggaggaggatggTCAGTTAAAATCTCTTACAGTTAATG ACATCGCCGAAGACCCCTCGGAGGACGAGCGCCGTCGCCGCCGACAGAACGCACTACCTGGCCACGGCCTGCACCAGCGCTACCTGAGGAACTCCGCCCAAAACCcctcagaggaagaggaggagcacggCCTGCAGAGTCTTGGACTAACGAGAG cgacacggagagaaagagagctaTCGAGGCAATGTGAGAGTAAGACGGAATGA
- the dnajb6b gene encoding dnaJ homolog subfamily B member 6b isoform X6 yields MLEYYQILGVQKNATQEDIKKAYRKLALKWHPDKNPDNKDEAEKKFKELSEAYEVLSDESKRNIYDRYGKDGLSGGGGGGGHYDHFGGSGFTFRNPEDVFREFFGGRDPFADFFADDPFDDFFSGSRSRQRGASRNRMGGSLFGFGSFPAFGQGFSSFDSGFTSFGDMGGGGITSFSSSSFGGGGGGGMGNFRSVSTSTKFVNGRKITTKRIVENGQERVEVEEDGQLKSLTVNGGCLLVSL; encoded by the exons ATGTTGGAATACTACCAGATATTAGGAGTTCAGAAAAATGCAACGCAAGAGGACATCAAAAAAGC TTACAGAAAACTGGCACTGAAGTGGCATCCAGACAAGAACCCAGACAACAAGGACGAAGCAGAGAAAAAGTTCAAAGAGCTGTCAGAGGCATATGAAGTGCTCTCCGATG AAAGCAAGAGGAATATTTATGACCGATACGGCAAAGATGGCctttcaggaggaggaggaggag GAGGCCATTATGATCACTTTGGTGGCAGCGGTTTCACATTCCGTAATCCTGAGGACGTTTTCAGGGAATTCTTCGGCGGCAGAGATccatttgcagatttttttg CTGACGACCCCTTTGATGATTTCTTCAGTGGCAGCCGCAGTCGCCAGAGAGGCGCAAGCCGAAACAGGATGGGAGGATCGCTGTTTGGTTTTGGAAGCTTCCCAGCTTTCGGGCAGGGCTTCTCATCATTCGATTCAG GTTTTACCTCATTTGGAGAcatgggtggaggaggaatcacatccttctcttcttcgtcatttggtggtggtgggggaggaggaaTGGGTAACTTCAGATCCGTCTCAACCTCCACCAAGTTCGTCAACGGCAGAAAAATTACCACAAAACG GATCGTGGAGAACGGCCAGGAGCGggtggaagtggaggaggatggTCAGTTAAAATCTCTTACAGTTAATG GAGGCTGCCTTTTAGTTTCACTGTAA
- the dnajb6b gene encoding dnaJ homolog subfamily B member 6b isoform X4, with protein MLEYYQILGVQKNATQEDIKKAYRKLALKWHPDKNPDNKDEAEKKFKELSEAYEVLSDESKRNIYDRYGKDGLSGGGGGGGHYDHFGGSGFTFRNPEDVFREFFGGRDPFADFFADDPFDDFFSGSRSRQRGASRNRMGGSLFGFGSFPAFGQGFSSFDSGFTSFGDMGGGGITSFSSSSFGGGGGGGMGNFRSVSTSTKFVNGRKITTKRIVENGQERVEVEEDGQLKSLTVNDIAEDPSEDERRRRRQNALPGHGLHQRYLRNSAQNPSEEEEEHGLQSLGLTRGHTDTKRKKLWLKEAESKKKRAPRLFPRFDQS; from the exons ATGTTGGAATACTACCAGATATTAGGAGTTCAGAAAAATGCAACGCAAGAGGACATCAAAAAAGC TTACAGAAAACTGGCACTGAAGTGGCATCCAGACAAGAACCCAGACAACAAGGACGAAGCAGAGAAAAAGTTCAAAGAGCTGTCAGAGGCATATGAAGTGCTCTCCGATG AAAGCAAGAGGAATATTTATGACCGATACGGCAAAGATGGCctttcaggaggaggaggaggag GAGGCCATTATGATCACTTTGGTGGCAGCGGTTTCACATTCCGTAATCCTGAGGACGTTTTCAGGGAATTCTTCGGCGGCAGAGATccatttgcagatttttttg CTGACGACCCCTTTGATGATTTCTTCAGTGGCAGCCGCAGTCGCCAGAGAGGCGCAAGCCGAAACAGGATGGGAGGATCGCTGTTTGGTTTTGGAAGCTTCCCAGCTTTCGGGCAGGGCTTCTCATCATTCGATTCAG GTTTTACCTCATTTGGAGAcatgggtggaggaggaatcacatccttctcttcttcgtcatttggtggtggtgggggaggaggaaTGGGTAACTTCAGATCCGTCTCAACCTCCACCAAGTTCGTCAACGGCAGAAAAATTACCACAAAACG GATCGTGGAGAACGGCCAGGAGCGggtggaagtggaggaggatggTCAGTTAAAATCTCTTACAGTTAATG ACATCGCCGAAGACCCCTCGGAGGACGAGCGCCGTCGCCGCCGACAGAACGCACTACCTGGCCACGGCCTGCACCAGCGCTACCTGAGGAACTCCGCCCAAAACCcctcagaggaagaggaggagcacggCCTGCAGAGTCTTGGACTAACGAGAG gacacacagacaccaagAGGAAGAAACTGTGGCTAAAGGAGGCGGAGTCCAAAAAGAAAAGGGCTCCTCGACTCTTCCCTCGCTTTG ATCAATCCTGA